In a genomic window of Primulina huaijiensis isolate GDHJ02 unplaced genomic scaffold, ASM1229523v2 scaffold37281, whole genome shotgun sequence:
- the LOC140968544 gene encoding fumarylacetoacetase-like has translation MATKSFVQVQPDSHFPIQNLPFGVFKREPNSEPRPGVAIGDYVLDLSIISSAGLFDGKFLKNSDCFNQPNLNKFLGLGRPAWREARATLQKLLSADEPKLRDNEIIKQKALVPMDKVQMLLPIAIGDYTDFFASKHHAKNCGLIFRGPENPINPNWFHIPIAYHGRASSIVISGTDIIRPRGQGYPTGNSAPFFGPSRKLDFELEMAAVVGPGNGLGKLIDINEAADHIFGLVLMNDWSARDIQAWEYVPLGPFLGKSFGTTISPWIVTLDALEPFAIDAPEQSPPPLPYLTEKKSKNYDISLQVSITPAGHEETCIVTRSNFKNLYWTITQQLAHHTINGCNLRPGDIFGTGTISGPEPESYGCLLELTWNGQKPLSLGGATRTYLEDGDEVIFTGWCKGEGYSVGFGMCSGKISPSPP, from the exons ATGGCGACGAAGTCGTTCGTCCAAGTTCAACCGGACTCTCATTTCCCGATTCAGAACCTTCCCTTTGGTGTGTTCAAGCGCGAGCCGAATTCCGAGCCTAGACCGGGGGTCGCCATTGGAGATTACGTCTTGGATCTCTCCATCATTTCATCCGCTGGTCTCTTCGATGGAAAGTTTCTCAAAAATTCCGATTGCTTCAATCag CCTAATCTTAACAAGTTTTTGGGATTGGGACGACCGGCATGGAGGGAAGCTCGTGCTACATTGCAAAAGCTATTGTCAG CCGATGAACCAAAACTGCGTGATAACGAAATTATAAAACAGAAAGCCCTTGTGCCGATG GATAAGGTCCAAATGCTTCTTCCTATTGCAATAGGAGACTACACGGACTTCTTTGCATCTAAGCATCATGCCAAGAACTGTGGACTTATATTTCGAGGCCCAGAAAACCCAATTAACCCAAATTG GTTTCATATTCCTATTGCTTATCATGGGCGTGCATCCTCTATTGTCATCTCTGGAACTGATATCATTCGACCTAG AGGTCAAGGTTATCCGACTGGAAATTCTGCTCCCTTCTTTGGACCTTCTCGTAAATTGGACTTTGAACTGGAAATG GCTGCCGTAGTTGGTCCTGGAAATGGATTAGGGAAGCTCATTGATATTAACGAGGCGGCAGATCATATATTTGGACTTGTCTTAATGAACGACTGGAGTG CAAGGGATATTCAGGCATGGGAATATGTGCCTCTTGGACCTTTCCTTGGTAAAAGTTTTG GCACGACTATATCTCCATGGATTGTAACCTTGGACGCTTTAGAACCATTTGCCATTGATGCTCCAGAGCAG AGTCCTCCTCCCTTGCCATATCTCACTGAGAAGAAATCCAAGAACTACGATATTTCATTGCAG GTTTCTATAACACCTGCTGGACACGAAGAAACATGCATAGTcacaagaagcaacttcaagAACTT GTATTGGACAATCACTCAACAACTTGCTCACCATACTATCAATGGTTGCAACTTAAGGCCTGGTGACATCTTTGGAACTGGAACTATTAGTGGTCCT GAACCTGAATCATACGGATGCTTGCTAGAGTTAACATGGAACGGGCAAAAGCCATTATCTCTAGGTGGAGCCACTCGTACATATCTTGAAGACGGGGATGAAGTCATTTTTACCGGGTGGTGCAAG GGGGAAGGTTACAGTGTTGGCTTCGGAATGTGCTCTGGGAAGATTAGTCCATCGCCTCCCTGA
- the LOC140968545 gene encoding acyl-CoA--sterol O-acyltransferase 1-like, which yields MKGLLLALIVKIYSFEEYIHPRIILVIYCFHIYFALEIMLAIAAAMARGLLGAELEPQFNEPYLSTSLQDFWGRRWNLMVTRILRPTLYIPVLHWSTGLMGRDWAPLPAVMSTFVVSGLIHELIFFYLGRVKPTWEITWFFLLHGVCLNVEIAIKKVVNGRWQLPMAVSTILTVGFVMVTGFSLFFPPLLRCGGVERGLAELFAVGTFAKDVARVVGLAVN from the coding sequence ATGAAGGGTTTGTTATTGGCGTTAATagtcaaaatatatagtttcgAGGAATACATCCATCCAAGAATCATTCTGGTGATATACTGTTTCCACATATACTTTGCCTTGGAGATTATGCTAGCCATTGCCGCAGCCATGGCTCGCGGCTTGCTCGGCGCGGAGCTGGAGCCGCAGTTCAACGAGCCATACCTTTCGACTTCTCTGCAAGATTTCTGGGGGCGTCGGTGGAACCTCATGGTCACGCGGATACTGCGCCCCACTCTGTACATTCCAGTTCTACACTGGTCGACGGGCCTAATGGGCCGAGACTGGGCCCCGCTGCCAGCGGTGATGTCCACATTCGTCGTGTCGGGCCTGATTCACGAGCTCATATTCTTTTACCTGGGCCGGGTGAAGCCCACCTGGGAAATCACTTGGTTCTTTTTGCTGCACGGTGTGTGCTTGAATGTTGAGATTGCTATCAAGAAGGTTGTAAACGGCAGGTGGCAGTTGCCGATGGCTGTCTCGACAATCTTGACCGTTGGATTCGTGATGGTCACCGGATTTTCACTGTTCTTCCCGCCGTTGTTGCGGTGCGGTGGGGTCGAGAGGGGGCTGGCGGAGCTCTTCGCTGTCGGCACGTTTGCGAAAGACGTCGCGAGGGTAGTTGGTTTGGCGGTCAACTGA